The DNA segment ATTTTCCTTCGCCAGATGATCTTAAGAAGACTATTCTTACAGATAAAGAAAAGGGGATTAAAAAGGTCATCCGACAGATAAGACAAAGTAACGATTCACCAACATATTTCCTAGTACTTGGGAGTATGAAGACGGTGAAAGAAGTTCTTTTTAGAGCACCGGATTTGGCAAAGAAAGTAAGAGTTATCTCCGTTGCTTCAGGAATTAAACCTCCTGATGAAGATGTTTGTGGGAACCTGAACTGGAATGGTTGGGGAAGAACGGAAATCTTTGAAAGGTTTACAGAACTATGGTGGATAGAAAACGATTGGGCATTTAAAGGAATCTCAGAAGGAGAGGAATCGAACAAGTTGTATAAAGAAGTGATCCATTTCGGAGCGATGGGTAAATATCTTTCTGAAAAGGAGAACACTTTTTTCAACTTAGAAGAAGCTATTCCATTTATGTTTCTCATCGATCCACAAGTAAATACCAAGTATCCAGAATTTGGAGGATGGACCGGGAATTACATCAAACCATTTCCGGTAGAACGTCCAAACTATTGGGTAGACAGAGCAAATACCAAAAAATGGAATTATCAAAAACCATGTAATACTTGGGACCTTGCTTTTCAGGTGTTGAATGAACGAAAAATGAGCATTGTTGATCGTAGGGACGACATGTCAACTTCACTATTATCTAATCTAAACAAACTGTATTCCTCAAATAAATAAAAGAGGAGTGAACGAAATTTTTTAAAATTCAGAATAATGAAAACACAGAATTTAATCGCTTTATTTCTGTTTTGTTTTATATCTATTGGTAGTACAAATGCTACTGATAAGGAAAATGAACCAAAACTAAATGATAAAAAAGCAACTAAAGCAACCAACGCATTATACCAAAAATTATCTCAGGTATCGGCTGAAGGTAAAACAATTTTTGGGCATCAAGATGATTTAGCATATGGATACCATTGGTGGGGCAATGGGTCTGACGTAAAGAATGTAACAGGTGATTATCCAGGTCTTTACGGATGGGACATGGGTGAAATTGGAAATGATAAAAATTTAGATGGTGTTTTATTTAGTGACATCAAGAAATATATCAAAGAAGCTTATGCTAGAGGAGGCATGACAACTTTGTCATGGCATATGATTAACCTTAAGGCAAAAACAAGTTCATGGGACACCACAAGGGTTGTTGATGAAATGCTTAAAGGAGGAAAATATCATGAAGACTTCTTAAAGAAACTAGATCTATTCGCAGATTTTGTCAATGACTTAGAGATTGATGGAGAAAAGATTCCTGTACTTTTTAGACCTTGGCATGAACATAACGGATCATGGTTCTGGTGGGGAGGTAAAAATGTCACTGAAGAGGATTACAAAAGCTTATGGCAGTTTACTGTAAAGTACTTAAGAGATAAGAAAAAAATACACCACCTGATTTATGTGTACTCTACGGATGCTTTTCAAACGGAAGAGCAATACCTAGAAAGATTCCCAGGTGATGAATATGTAGATGTATTAGGTTTTGACGATTACGGTGCATTTAGAGAAAATGCTACACCAGAAAGAGAAGCTTGGGTGATCAATGAATTGGAAATTGTAGCCAAGCTTGCAGATAAGAAAGGTAAAGTTTGTGCCTTTTCAGAGTCTGGCCTTGAAGCCGTAACTGATGACACTTTCTTTACTGAAAAACTACTTCCAAAGTTAAACCATAATGAATGGACAAAGAAGGCAGCTTATATGATGCTATGGAGAAATGCGAATTATGAAAAAGAACAAAGAGACCATTTCTATGTGCCTTATAAAGGACATTCTTCAGCAAGTGATTTTATAAAATTTGTTGAAGACCCAAGCATCCTTTTAGAGTCTGAATTATCTAAAATGAAAGTAAACTAATTCATTATGCAACTCGAAGTATTAGACTTGATCATCATAGGTTTATACCTGCTTTCAACAGTAGTAATTGGTATCTACCTTAAAAAACAAGCCTCAAAAAATATGGAATCTTATTTCCTAGGAGGCAACTCATTACCATGGTATATGCTGGGTTTATCCAATGCATCTGGGATGTTTGATATCTCTGGTACCATGTGGATGGTATATCTATGTTTTGTATATGGATTGAAAAGTGTTTGGATCCCGTGGCTATGGCCTGCATTTAACCAGATTTTCCTGATGATTTATTTATCTATTTGGTTGCGTAGATCAAACGTATTAACTGGTGCAGAGTGGATTAGAACAAGATTTGGTGATGGTACCGGTGGAAAATTATCACACATGGTTGTTGTGTTTTTCGCCATCCTGAGCTGTTTAGGTTTTCTGTCTTATGGTTTTATTGGTATTGGTAAATTTATCGAGATCTTCATACCATGGTCATATGTTGGGCAGTTTATGCCATTTGATCTAACGGCAGAGCAAGTACCTTATGTTTATGGTATTCTGTTTACAACTATCGCTACGTTTTATGTAGTTATGGGAGGTATGCTTTCAATTGTTTGGACAGACGTTTTACAATTTGGTATCATGACTGTTTCTGCGATCGTTATTGCAGGCATTGCAATGTTCCAAGTAGATGCAGATACGTTAATGGGTATGGTACCAGAAGGATGGAACTCTCCATTATTCAATTATGATTTACATATGGATTGGTCCGCTTATATCCCTTCCGTAAATGATAAAATTTCAAACGATGGCTTTTCACCATTTTCTATCTTCTTTATGATGATGTTGTTTAAAGGATTCTTTGCATCGATGGCTGGTCCAGCACCAAACTTTGATATGCAAAAGATTTTATCGACAAAGTCGCCAAAGGAAGCTGCAAAAATGAGTGGTTTTGTATCTGCAGTTATGTTCTTACCAAGATACTTAATGATAGGTGGGTTTACCATCTTAGCTGTAGTATACTTTAGTGGAGATATTAATGCTGCCGGATCAGGTTTTGATTTTGAAAATATCTTACCAATGGCCATTAAAGAATTTGTTCCTTCAGGGCTTATGGGATTATTATTAGCAGGTTTATTGGCTGCTTTTATGTCAACCTTCGCTTCTACGGTGAATGCCGCTCCAGCTTATTTAGTGAATGATATTTACTTAAGATATATCAACCCTAATGCAAGTGGTAAACTACAAATGAGAGCAAGTTATATCATATCAGCTTCAGTAGTAGTTTTAAGTACTATTATTGGTTTATATGTTGAGGATATTAATTCTGTATTACAATGGATAGTTTCTGCACTGTATGGTGGTTATATTGCTGCTAACTTCTTAAAATGGCATTGGTGGAGATTTAATGGTCATGGATTCTTCTGGGGTATGGCAGCAGGTATTGCCGCGTCAATGGTTTTCCCATTAGTGTTTAAAGAAACTTTAGAGTTGTATTACTTCCCATTACTCTTTGTTGTTTCATTAATCGGTTCTGTTGCAGGTACTTTACTGACAGCTCCAACAGAAGAAAAAACGCTAATGAACTTCTACAAGTCGGTAAAACCTTGGGGTTTCTGGGGGCCAATAAAGCGTAAAGTGATGGAGAAAGATCCAAGCTTTGAAAGTAATAAAGATTTCAAAAAAGACATGTTCAATGTTGTAACGGGTATCGTATGGCAGTCAATGCTAACACTATTGCCTCTATACATTGTGATCAAGGAGGAAATGGGAATTCTTTCAACTGCAGCCATCTTAATTATTACCACGCTAATCCTTAAGAAAAATTGGTACGATAAGTTGCCTGAAGAACCAATAAAGGTTCCTGAAAATAAAGAAGAAAAAGAACTAGTATCAGCCAACTAAAATATTGCTTTTAAGAAGCAATAGGGAGATATAAAGTAGAATAAATTACAAACGAAGTAGAGAGTACAAAATATTATCAAGATGAATTTTAAAGAGAAATTAGTCGATATAATTGAAAAACAAGAAGTATTACTAAGCAAGAAAAATACTCCTTCAGAAGCATATAATGGTATTTTTACGAAATATAAACATCCAATTATTACTGCAGAACATACACCTGTATATTGGAGATATGATCTAAATGAAGCGACGAACCCATTATTACAAGAGCGTATTGGAATGAATGCTACTTTCAATGCTGGTGCAATCCGCTTCAATGGGAAATATGTACTAATGGTAAGAGTAGAAGGTGTGGATAGAAAATCATTCTTTGCCGTTGCAGAAAGTGATAATGGTATCGATAATTTCAGATTTTGGGATAAACCAGTTTTAATGCCTGAAACGGATGAACCGGATACTAACGTTTACGATATGCGTTTAACACAACATGAAGACGGTTGGATCTATGGTATTTTCTGTACAGAAAGAAAAGATCCTAATGCACCATCAGGAGATACATCTTCTGCCGTAGCTGCGGCAGGTATTGTTCGTACTAAAGACTTGGTAAACTTCGAACGTCTTCCAGATTTAATCTCTTATTCTGGTCAACAAAGAAATGTAGTATTGCACCCAGAATTTGTAGAGGGTAAATATGCTCTTTACACTAGACCTCAAGACGGGTTTATAGATACGGGTTCTGGAGGCGGAATTGCCTGGGGGTTAACAGACTCA comes from the Flammeovirga agarivorans genome and includes:
- a CDS encoding glycoside hydrolase family 26 protein yields the protein MKTQNLIALFLFCFISIGSTNATDKENEPKLNDKKATKATNALYQKLSQVSAEGKTIFGHQDDLAYGYHWWGNGSDVKNVTGDYPGLYGWDMGEIGNDKNLDGVLFSDIKKYIKEAYARGGMTTLSWHMINLKAKTSSWDTTRVVDEMLKGGKYHEDFLKKLDLFADFVNDLEIDGEKIPVLFRPWHEHNGSWFWWGGKNVTEEDYKSLWQFTVKYLRDKKKIHHLIYVYSTDAFQTEEQYLERFPGDEYVDVLGFDDYGAFRENATPEREAWVINELEIVAKLADKKGKVCAFSESGLEAVTDDTFFTEKLLPKLNHNEWTKKAAYMMLWRNANYEKEQRDHFYVPYKGHSSASDFIKFVEDPSILLESELSKMKVN
- a CDS encoding sodium:solute symporter family protein, which translates into the protein MQLEVLDLIIIGLYLLSTVVIGIYLKKQASKNMESYFLGGNSLPWYMLGLSNASGMFDISGTMWMVYLCFVYGLKSVWIPWLWPAFNQIFLMIYLSIWLRRSNVLTGAEWIRTRFGDGTGGKLSHMVVVFFAILSCLGFLSYGFIGIGKFIEIFIPWSYVGQFMPFDLTAEQVPYVYGILFTTIATFYVVMGGMLSIVWTDVLQFGIMTVSAIVIAGIAMFQVDADTLMGMVPEGWNSPLFNYDLHMDWSAYIPSVNDKISNDGFSPFSIFFMMMLFKGFFASMAGPAPNFDMQKILSTKSPKEAAKMSGFVSAVMFLPRYLMIGGFTILAVVYFSGDINAAGSGFDFENILPMAIKEFVPSGLMGLLLAGLLAAFMSTFASTVNAAPAYLVNDIYLRYINPNASGKLQMRASYIISASVVVLSTIIGLYVEDINSVLQWIVSALYGGYIAANFLKWHWWRFNGHGFFWGMAAGIAASMVFPLVFKETLELYYFPLLFVVSLIGSVAGTLLTAPTEEKTLMNFYKSVKPWGFWGPIKRKVMEKDPSFESNKDFKKDMFNVVTGIVWQSMLTLLPLYIVIKEEMGILSTAAILIITTLILKKNWYDKLPEEPIKVPENKEEKELVSAN
- a CDS encoding glycoside hydrolase family 130 protein, translated to MNFKEKLVDIIEKQEVLLSKKNTPSEAYNGIFTKYKHPIITAEHTPVYWRYDLNEATNPLLQERIGMNATFNAGAIRFNGKYVLMVRVEGVDRKSFFAVAESDNGIDNFRFWDKPVLMPETDEPDTNVYDMRLTQHEDGWIYGIFCTERKDPNAPSGDTSSAVAAAGIVRTKDLVNFERLPDLISYSGQQRNVVLHPEFVEGKYALYTRPQDGFIDTGSGGGIAWGLTDSMENAEVKEEVVIEPKVYHTIKEVKNGQGPAPIKTSEGWLHLAHGVRNTAAGLRYVLYMFMTSLEDPTKVTHRPGGHFIAPLGEERVGDVSNVAFANGWIADESGEVKIYYASSDTRMHVATSTVAQLIDYCKNTPKDGYRSVTSVQTIHDMVDQNEKMIDELGLTIPNRQTV